CGCGACTTACAATCGGATCGTCGATACCGATCGCGATCATCAGCAGGCCGAGCTCGATCGGATGGCGCGCTACCTGAACGAGTCGCTCGAAGGACACACGCTCGAGCAGGCCCGCGCCTGGATCGAAGCCGAGCTCAAGCACGAGCGTGCGAGTTACGATCAGTTCATGCACGAAGCGCTGACGATCGGCGGCGCAATCGCGGGCCAGGTCGGCCGTCCCGAGCTCTATGTCGAAGGCGGATTGCAGGCCATCGAGCAACCCGAGTTCGAGGATCGTCAGCGGATGCGCGATCTGTTGCGCACCCTGGACGACAAGAGCGCGCTGCTCGAGCTTCTGGAAAAGGTCTTCGAGCGCGACGGCCTGGTCGTATCGATCGGATCGGAGAACGACAACCCGCGTCTCACGTCGCTCAGCGTTGTCGCCGCGTCCTACGCCAGTGGCTCGACGACCCTCGGCGGCCTCGCCATCGTAGGTCCCGTGCGGATGGACTACGACCGAGTCATCCCGCTGGTGGAGTACACAGCCCGCGCGCTTACCCGCGTAATCGAGCACTAACGATCCTTCCCGCCATCTCGAGCATCTAAAGCTGCGCTCCAATCGAGGGCGTCGCGGTGGCGCGTTCAGAAATCGTGCTTATCTTGAGTGTCGGTGCGATTTCTGAAGATGACCAAGAAACACAACGACCACGAAGACGGGCATCAGGAACACGACCCTGCACATCCGCATGGCCACGGCCATGAGCATCAGCACGCTCAGGATCCTGCTGGCGATGGGCCAGTTGGCGATGAAGCTGCGCTGAGGGCGGAGCTTGAAGCCAAGGATAAGGAGCTCACGGAGCTCAAGGACAAGTACCTGCGCGCTCTGGCGGACTTCGAGAACGGCCGCAAGCGGCTTCGCCAGCAGAGCGAGGAATCGGCCAAGCTGCAAAAGGAAGCCGTGCTCCGCGACGTGCTGCCGATCGTCGATAACCTCGAGCGGGCGCTCGAAGCGGCGCGCGGAAAAAGCGACGCCAACACGATTATCCAGGGGGTCGAGATGGTCGTGCGGTCGTTGCTCGATTTCCTGCGAATCCACGGCGTGACGCCGGTTGCGGCGGTCGGGCAGTCCTTCGACCCCAATCTGCACGAGGCTGTCGATCACGTGGAAAGCGATTCGCACGCGCCGAACACGATCGTGGCGGAGTTCCATCGCGGCTATCAGATCGGCGACCGGACACTGCGTCCGGCGCGGGTCTCGGTTGCCAAGGGGAAGGGGTCTAACGGCGGCAGTACGGAGCGAAATCCGGGCGAAGATTAGCCGCTAAGCATTGAAATCGCAGCAATCGTGATTATCTCAATATCAAAGGACCGTTAAGAAAAATGGCAAAAGTAATCGGCATCGACCTGGGCACGACGAATAGCTGCGTTGCGGTAATGGAAGGCGGCGACCCCGTCGTTATCGCGAACTCAGAAGGCAGCAGGACCACGCCCTCGGTGGTGGCATTCACCGAAGCGGGCGAGCGGCTCGTTGGCCAGATCGCGCGCCGCCAGGCAATTACCAATCCGACCAATACCGTCTTCGCGATCAAGCGCCTGATGGGCCGCAGGTTCGAAGACGCCGAAGTGCAGAAGGCGCTCAAGGTTCTGCCCTACAAAGTGGTGAAGAACGACGACGGCGCCGCGTGGGTGGAAATCCGCGGCAAGAAGTATAGCCCGCCCGAGATTTCGGCTTTCGTGCTTCAGAAGATGAAGCAGACCGCCGAGGATTATCTCGGCGAGAAAGTCACCGAGGCGGTCATCACCGTTCCGGCATACTTCAACGACAGCCAGCGCCAGGCGACCAAGGATGCTGGCCGGATCGCGGGGCTAAACGTTCTGCGTATCATCAACGAGCCGACGGCTGCGTCGCTCGCGTACGGCCTCGACAAGAAGAAGGACGAGAAGATCGCGGTCTTCGATCTCGGCGGCGGCACCTTCGATATTTCGATCCTCGAGCTCGGTGAGGGCGTCTTCGAGGTCAAGGCGACCAACGGCGATACCTTCCTCGGCGGTGAGGATTTCGACCAGCGCGTCATCGACTACCTGGCTGACGAATTCAAAAAGGACCAGGGTATCGATCTGCGCAACGATCGGATGGCGTTGCAGCGCCTTAAGGAAGCGGCCGAGAAAGCCAAGACGGAGCTCTCGACCGTGATGGAGACCGACATCAATCTGCCGTTTATCACGGCGGATCAGGCCGGCCCCAAGCATCTCAACATCAAGTTAACTCGCGCGAAGCTCGAAGCGTTGTGCGCCGACCTGCTCGACAGGCTCGATGCGCCTTGCATCACCGCTCTGCGGGACGCGGGACTCAAGCCGACCGAGATCAACGAGATCGTTCTCGTCGGCGGCATGACTCGTATGCCGGCGGTGCAGGAGCGCGTCAAAAAGATCTTCGGCAAGGAAGGTCACAAGGGCGTGAACCCTGACGAAGTCGTCGCGATCGGCGCGGCGATCCAGGCCGGCGTGCTCAAGGGCGAAGTCAAAGACGTCCTGCTGCTCGACGTGACTCCGCTGTCGCTCGGTATCGAGACGCTGGGCGGCGTGTTCACGAAGCTGATCGAGAAGAACACCACGATCCCGACGCGCAAGAGCCAGGTGTTCTCGACCGCGCAGGATAATCAGACTGCAGTCACCGTGCGCGTCTTCCAGGGCGAGCGCGAGATGGCGGCTGACAATAAGATACTCGGCCAGTTCGATCTGATCGGAATCCCACCGGCTCCGCGCGGGATGCCGCAGGTCGAGGTCACGTTCGATATCGATGCAAACGGTATCGTCAATGTGCACGCCAAGGACCTCGGCACTAACAAGGAGCAGTCGATTCGCATCACCGCTTCCTCGGGTCTTAGCGAGGAGGAGATCAAGAAGATGGTGCGCGAGGCGGAATCGCACGCGGCCGAAGATCACAATCGCCGCCTGCAGGCCGAGGCGCGCAACAAGCTCGACAACCTGATCTACACGACTGAGAAGACGCTCAAGGATTACGGCGCGCAGCTCGACGAGGCCTCGCGCAAGGGCGTCGAGGATGCGCTCGCGGAAGCGAAGACCAAGCTCGAGTCCAAGGACCCGAGCGAGATGAATGCCGCGGCCGAGAAGCTCACCGCCGCGTCGCACAAGTTGGCCGAGGCGATGTACAGCAAGACTCGCCCGGCTGGAGCTGACGGCGCCTCCGCCGATGGCGGCGCGCAGCAGCAGGAGGGTCCGCAGCCCGGCGAGCAATCGCAAGGTCCTAAAGACGATGTGGTCGACGCGGACTTCAAAGAAGTCAAGTAACCACCGACTCGAAACTCGCGCGGCGGGCGTAGTTGCCCGCCGCCGCGTAGCGTCCGCTGGGGTTATCGAATAAAGTAAGTCGCCGTGCCTCCTGCTCAGAAGCGAGACTATTACGACGTCCTCAGCGTTGCGCGCGGCGCCAGCGAAGACGAAATCAAGAAGGCCTATCGGCGTCTCGCGATACAGTTCCATCCTGATCGCAATCCCGGCAACAAAGAAGCCGAGGAACGTTTCAAGGAATGCAACGAGGCCTACCAGGTCCTCTCCGATGCGGAGCGGCGCGCGCAATACGATCGCTTCGGACATGCCGCGTTCCAGGGCGCGCAAGGCGGGCCCGGCGGCTTCGGCGGCTTCGATTTCAGCCAGGGCTTCGAGGAAGTCTTCTCAGACATCTTCGGTGATTTTTTCGGCACTGGCCGCGGTCGCTCAAGATCGCGCGCTCGGCGCGGTGACGATCTTCGCTACGATCTCGAAATAGAATTCGAAGACGCCGCGCGCGGAATCGAAAAAACGATCAAGTTCCAGCGCCTGACTACTTGCGACGCGTGCAACGGCACTCGCGCCAAGGGCGGCTCTGGCGGCGCGAAGCAATGCCCCAACTGTCGCGGCACGGGCCAGGTCCGTACCCAGCAGGGATTCTTCTCGATCTCGACGACCTGTCCGCAATGCCGCGGCGAAGGTCAGACGATTTCCGATCCATGTCCGAAGTGCCAGGGGCAGGGACGCGTCCGCAAGGCCGAGTCACTCGCAGTCAAGATTCCACCGGGAGTGGACAACGGCTCGCGGCTCAAGCTTCGCAACGAAGGCGAGGCCGGTTTCGGCGGTGGACCTCCGGGCGATCTCTACGTCGTAATCCACGTCAAAGAGCACGCGCTCTTCGTGCGGCAGGACAACGACGTTGTCATCGAAGTGCCGATCAGCTTCCCGCAGGCCGCACTTGGCACCGAGATGGAAGTGCCGACGCTCGACGGCAAAGTCAATGTGAAAGTTCCAGCCGGAACGCAATCCGGCAAAGTGCTGCGCCTCAAGAGCAAGGGCATCGTCGATCTCCACGGCTATGGCCGCGGCGATCAACTCGTGCGGGTGATCGTCGAGACGCCGCGCAGCCTCACCGCCCGTCAGCGCGAACTGCTCGAGGAGTTCGCCAAGCTCGACGGCAAGGCCGTCAATCATCCGCTCTCCAAGGGCTTCGTCGATAAGCTCAAGGAAATGTTCGGCTAGACGCTGTTTTGCGATTCTGATCGTATCTATATCTACCAGACAAATTGTTAGGCGCCCGACGCGTCGAACGCAGCTTCCCAAGCTGCGGTATCGGCATATTCTCGCATCCGGACGACCAGTCCGCTGCGCAACGTCCATACATGGACGCAATTGAAACTGCCATCGCGCCCGGTGGAGCGGATTCGGACCACTGGACGATGAACGGCGATAACGGAATCCCCGGAACCGACGATGATATCGGGATGATCCCTGACCTCGGCAACACCGCCCATTGCGATGAGAAACCGTTCCGCGCCGAGACGGCCGCGCCAATGTCCCGCCCACGGAACCCGTTGCGAGCCGTACAAAAACAGCTCCACGTCGTCAGCCAGCAAGCTTAGGACGGCCGGAAGATTTCCGTCGTTAGTGAGCTGGTACAGCCGGCGTACAGTCTCAACGTTGTCGGTCTCGTTCATCGGCCCCTCGTCGGGTGAGCTTTGTTGTGGTTTGCCTAAGCTAGGAAAGGACCCTCGCTGCGTCAAACTGCGGCTACAGCTCCGCGGAATCGGCTAGACGCATCATGCGAGCGGCCTTCGTCCGTTCTTATCTCGCTGATGGCAGGATCTGTGGTGTAGTATCTGTTGCCGCCAAGTGCGGACGATGCGATCATCGCGGCCATGAAGATCGTTCCGCGGCGCAAGCAAGCAGTTCGTCAGATCCTGATGGTCGGATTTGACGACGCCCAGATTCTCGATATCAGCGGGCCGCTCGAAGTTTTCTCGCGCACCTCCCGATTCATGGTTGACGAGAGCATAGCGACCGAGTCGCCGTATCATGTCGCGCTTACCGCGAATCGCCGCGGACCAATCGTCACATCGTCGGGGCTTTCACTTATCGCGCAAAGCTCGATACGCGATTGGAGTGAGCCAATCGATACGCTGATCGTGTCAGGCGGACGCGGCGTGACTGAGGCGGTTCGCGATCGTGAGTTGATTCGTTGGATAACAAGAATGGCGCCGCGCGTGCGCCGCTTGTGCTCGGTATGCACCGGCGCATTCATCCTGGCCGAAGCTGGATTGCTCAACGGACGCAGCGCCACTACGCATTGGCGGTGGTGTGAGCAACTCGCTGCGAACTATCCGAAGGTTCGGGTCGAGACCGATCCGATCTTCGTTCGTGACGGAAAGATCTATACCTCGGCTGGCGTCACCGCCGGTATCGATCTGGCGCTCGCCCTCGTCGAGCAGGATCACGGCCGCCGCGTCGCACTCGCAGTTGCGCGCGAGCTGGTAATGTTTCTGCGCAGGCCCGGTGGCCAGTCGCAATTCTCAGTTCAGCTCGCTACGCAATCAGCCGATCGGGAACCGCTTCGCGAGCTGCAGTCGTACATCGTCGACAATCCCGGAGCGGACCTCAGTGTGGCAAAAATGGCGAAACGAATCGCGATGAGTCCGCGAAACTTCGCCCGCGTGTTCGTGCGCGAAACTGGAATAACGCCCGCAGCGTTCGTCGAGCAGACGCGTATCGAATCTGCGCGCAGGCGCCTCGAAGAATCCAACGATGGAATCGAAGCAGTAGCCTCGGATTGCGGGTTCGGGACGCGTGAATCGATGCGGCGCGCTTTCATCCGGTGTCTCAACGTCGCGCCGAGTGAGTATCGCAACCGATTTCATAAATCCGATGCAGCTTAAATCTCAGAACGTCCAGGAGAAAAACAATGGATATCGCAATTCTGATTTTTGATGGCATAACGGCGCTCGACGCGGTCGGACCCTACGACGTGCTGTCAAACCTTCCGGACACGAACGTATCATTCGTCGGCGAGACGAAGGGCATTAAGCGAACGTCGCAAGGCTCACTGGGGCTCAACGCCGATTTCTCGATTGGCGATATCGCTCGCACTGACATCCTTCTCGTGCCGGGAGGATTCGGCGAAGAACAGGTGCGCGCGAAGCCCGCGATGCTCGAATGGGTTCGATCGATTCACGCCAATACCAGGTGGACGACCTCGGTTTGCACCGGTGCCCTGATTCTCGGCGCGGCAGGAATACTCAAAGGCCTGAACGCAACTACTCACTGGTCGGCACGCGAACAGTTGCGTAGTTTCGGAGCGACGCCGGTCAAGGAACGCGTGGTGGAGCAGGGCAAGATCATCACCGGCGCGGGCGTTTCCGCTGGAATCGATCTGGCCCTCTGCCTAGCCCGGCGACTGGCGGGTGACGAAGCCGCGCAGGCGATCCAGGTCGGCATCGAATACGATCCGCAGCCGCCCTTCGACGGAGTATTCGAACACGCCCCGCAAGGAGTGCTCACCTACCTGATGAAAAGATATGAGCATAGGTTGAATCCGGCCGCAGCGAGGCGTTGATCGCTGTTAGCTCGGCAGATGAACCAACTCGAGCTTGAGGCCGTCAGGATCGGTAAAAAACACGGAGTAGTAGCCGGGCGCATAGTCATACTCGCGCGGCGGATCGGTAACCGTTCCGCCGTGCGATGCGATCTCACTCGCGAGGCTGTCTATCTGAGCGCGACTTTCGGCTAAGAAGGCAATCTCGCAGAGTCCCACGCGATGGCGATGAAACGAGTCGCGATGGAATGGCGCCTCGGCCTCCTGGACCCAGAATGAACCGGCGTCGTTATAAAAACCGATGCCGCGTTTGCCCCCTTGCGGATATTCAAATGAGCGCGAATAGCCAATCTGCAGCATGAGCCACGAGTAGAACTTTTTCGCCTCCTCGAATCGATTCACGTTTATCATCAGATGGTTGATTGGGCTGTTGATTGGTCTGCTCCCTCGTTCTGGTCAGGCAATAATATCAACTCGGAATGTTTCGACGTGCGTTTCGAAATGGCCGCGGCAAAGGGTTCGGCCACCAGACAGTAGATAAAGGGTATAATCGCCACCGTATATCGTCCGTACTCAAACTCGACAAATGCGCTCGAAACAATATATCCGGACGGAATTATCGCAAATGAAAGCAAAATCATACGCTGGCGCAGGAACGGGATTGAGGCGAGGCCGGCTATAGCCAGCCAGGGAAGGAAGGTCCAGGTTGCAGCGAACTGCTGCTCCAGTCGTTCTCGCCACAACAAACTGCCCGCATGAACGCCTAGAATAGGCACCGACTCGAGTTCCGCGGTGTATTTATCCGGCACTGACCACCATGGGACCAGAGGAACTGGATTATGGAAGAATTGCGTCCATGACTGCTGCAACGAGAAAACAATGAATTGCCAGGGTGATTCGCAAATACCCTCCCAGGAAACCCGTCTCATCAAGGCCTCGGTTTCTTCGTAGTCCAATCCCTGCTTTTTCAGAAGCGCCGCGATCTCCCAGTGGGCTTTACCTTCGGGATTCACTGGCTCGATTAACCGGAGGAATCGCGCTGTGGCAGGCGCGCTCTTATCAAGCAGAAACTGATCGGTGACGACACGATTGTACAGATGGCGTCCGAGCGAATTGGCGAGAGCGAAGGAGCCTGATCTCAATCCAAACCAGATAGTGGGCAAGGCAACTGTTCCTATGGCTATCGCGAGGATCAGGCCGAAGCGTTTGACCCCATTTATTAACGGCTCGGCGCCCAACATCACGAGAAGAATCGCCGGACCCGCGGCGGCCAACGGCACGATCCGGGCCAGTCCAGCCCAGCCCAGCAACAGGCCGCTAATGATCCCATGGCGCCTCACATGGGAGTCCCGATAACAAACCGCGAAATAGAGCGCCCCGGCCATTCCAAACAGCGCCGCGTTCTCGGACATGATCGCTTGAGGCAGAAAGAGCGTGGGAGCAGCGGCGCCCATCGCCAAGGTAGTCAGATATGCGAGCGGCTGGGCAACGCACCGCCGCAGAAGTCGAAAGCACCACACAATTGTCGCAATCATCATTACATGTTGGATCAGGGTAATGACTGAACCGACGTTGACTGCTGACACGAGATACCCAATACCAACCAAAAGCGGATAGCCCGGCGGAAAGTATGCAGGCCAGCCTTGGACATTGAATTTCAAAGTCGGAAGCTGATTCAGACTGTCGTATATCAATCCGACACACTGAGCGGACCAGACGAGAAGGTGCAGCGCACTTAGATACGCTGTTAACCAAAACTCCGTTCGTCTCCTGTCCAGACCAGGTCGAACCGCAGCAACCATGACGAAGCTCACGACTAGCCAGAAGGCGAACGGCCAGTGAGATGCCACTACCGGCGTCGGCAAGTCCACCGCCACGATAGGATCGGCTGGCAGGTGCGAACAATCATCCCCCCAAATCTTGCCGGCGTCTGTACTGATACTGAGATGTTCGCAAGGATTGCCACGGTTGAACAGAACAGCAGCACTTGTGCCGCTGAACGAAACTGATGCTGGCTCGGCCGTGTCGGAAGGATTCAATCGCGCCGCCCAGCCTGCGCGCCGCGGCCAAGCTGTCGGATCACTCCCTTCGGGATCCTTCGGACGATCTGCCGAATCCCAGCCGGGCTCCCAACTGCCGCTCAGGATCAAATCGCCGGGGCGTGCCCTGCGTCCATCAACGACCAGACGCACAACTGAAACTCCAGCGTGAGTATCTTCTGGCGTGCTGGGCCTTGACCCGGACACATTGATGGTAAATCTCGATACGTCTTTTGGCGTCGGTTCAAAAACTCCGCGGAGAGAAAGTGTAGCCGACCACGCCAGGAAGATAGCGGATAGTAAGCTGATCGTTAAAATCGCAAGCGCCGCCTTCCCGCGATAGTCGGCAAGCGCGCCGCGCATGGCATGTACAAGGCAACTTCGCGATAGTCGATTCCTGGGCGTCAACTAACTGTGCTCGCGAAATCGGCGAAGTCTGAATTTCTCAATGCCGCGACCAGTTCGGCATGATTAGCGATTAGTTTCGAATACGGCAAATTAATCGCCTTGCGAAGCCGGACATCAGGGTGGAAATCGAATGGAACGTCGAAGCCTTTGGCAATGTCCATCAGCGGCCCCGGGGCCCGTACGCGTTCGCCTTCCGCCGCGTCGTCGAGTTGCTCTACCAGCTCTTCGTAGCTGCAATCGATCACGCGCACGCCCGTGGAGAATCGGAGAAATGCTTTGCGATCCCGTACTATCTGACGCGCGCGTACCAGGCATTCCTCCGGAGCAATCGTGTATTTGCCGTCAATCGACATCCCCACGTAATCGTGCCAGACGCCTCGCTGCTCTGCGATCATCGCGGAGATTGCGCAGTGAATGATATTCCGACGCACAATGTGGATCGCAATTGCGTCCCTTGCTCTCAAATATTCGATGAAAAATGGAGTATCGTCGTATTGCCGGTCAGGTGGATCGAGGCTTCGAAGCTGGTTGTACTTAATATCCAGTCCGATCGCGCTCACATCGCTCTTGTCGCCATCGATCCAATGATTTCGAACGCGGTAGTCGACGAACGCGATATACTTGTCGAGCAGTGCCCGCGCGCGATTCGCCGATACGATCGGGCGTTCCGCCACCGGGAGCATAGCCAGGAAGTTTGCCCAGTGCGCGGGCGCAGTGCTGGGCGAAAAAACTTCGCCGAGCATCGCGATGTCGCCATTTGTGTTCAGGATCTCGCGCAGCAGGTTCGTGCCGGTCCGCTGCGCACCGACTACCACGAAGAGCAAATCTCGCCG
This window of the Candidatus Binataceae bacterium genome carries:
- the hrcA gene encoding heat-inducible transcriptional repressor HrcA, which produces MTTETPSITLPKRQHTLLLAMVKEFIASAEPVGSAQVAARHQLGVRSAMVRNLAAELEDTGYLRQPHTSAGRVPTDRAFRYYVDHLSGASRIGFEDRAQIEFHYSSGTRDMAEVLRDTPRLLSLLTGQAALTTAPRLEAITLEGVNFVRLRQSQVLAVFIVKSGATYNRIVDTDRDHQQAELDRMARYLNESLEGHTLEQARAWIEAELKHERASYDQFMHEALTIGGAIAGQVGRPELYVEGGLQAIEQPEFEDRQRMRDLLRTLDDKSALLELLEKVFERDGLVVSIGSENDNPRLTSLSVVAASYASGSTTLGGLAIVGPVRMDYDRVIPLVEYTARALTRVIEH
- a CDS encoding GlxA family transcriptional regulator, producing the protein MPPSADDAIIAAMKIVPRRKQAVRQILMVGFDDAQILDISGPLEVFSRTSRFMVDESIATESPYHVALTANRRGPIVTSSGLSLIAQSSIRDWSEPIDTLIVSGGRGVTEAVRDRELIRWITRMAPRVRRLCSVCTGAFILAEAGLLNGRSATTHWRWCEQLAANYPKVRVETDPIFVRDGKIYTSAGVTAGIDLALALVEQDHGRRVALAVARELVMFLRRPGGQSQFSVQLATQSADREPLRELQSYIVDNPGADLSVAKMAKRIAMSPRNFARVFVRETGITPAAFVEQTRIESARRRLEESNDGIEAVASDCGFGTRESMRRAFIRCLNVAPSEYRNRFHKSDAA
- a CDS encoding Stf0 family sulfotransferase gives rise to the protein MSGKRRDLLFVVVGAQRTGTNLLREILNTNGDIAMLGEVFSPSTAPAHWANFLAMLPVAERPIVSANRARALLDKYIAFVDYRVRNHWIDGDKSDVSAIGLDIKYNQLRSLDPPDRQYDDTPFFIEYLRARDAIAIHIVRRNIIHCAISAMIAEQRGVWHDYVGMSIDGKYTIAPEECLVRARQIVRDRKAFLRFSTGVRVIDCSYEELVEQLDDAAEGERVRAPGPLMDIAKGFDVPFDFHPDVRLRKAINLPYSKLIANHAELVAALRNSDFADFASTVS
- a CDS encoding nuclear transport factor 2 family protein; the encoded protein is MNETDNVETVRRLYQLTNDGNLPAVLSLLADDVELFLYGSQRVPWAGHWRGRLGAERFLIAMGGVAEVRDHPDIIVGSGDSVIAVHRPVVRIRSTGRDGSFNCVHVWTLRSGLVVRMREYADTAAWEAAFDASGA
- the grpE gene encoding nucleotide exchange factor GrpE; the encoded protein is MTKKHNDHEDGHQEHDPAHPHGHGHEHQHAQDPAGDGPVGDEAALRAELEAKDKELTELKDKYLRALADFENGRKRLRQQSEESAKLQKEAVLRDVLPIVDNLERALEAARGKSDANTIIQGVEMVVRSLLDFLRIHGVTPVAAVGQSFDPNLHEAVDHVESDSHAPNTIVAEFHRGYQIGDRTLRPARVSVAKGKGSNGGSTERNPGED
- the dnaK gene encoding molecular chaperone DnaK: MAKVIGIDLGTTNSCVAVMEGGDPVVIANSEGSRTTPSVVAFTEAGERLVGQIARRQAITNPTNTVFAIKRLMGRRFEDAEVQKALKVLPYKVVKNDDGAAWVEIRGKKYSPPEISAFVLQKMKQTAEDYLGEKVTEAVITVPAYFNDSQRQATKDAGRIAGLNVLRIINEPTAASLAYGLDKKKDEKIAVFDLGGGTFDISILELGEGVFEVKATNGDTFLGGEDFDQRVIDYLADEFKKDQGIDLRNDRMALQRLKEAAEKAKTELSTVMETDINLPFITADQAGPKHLNIKLTRAKLEALCADLLDRLDAPCITALRDAGLKPTEINEIVLVGGMTRMPAVQERVKKIFGKEGHKGVNPDEVVAIGAAIQAGVLKGEVKDVLLLDVTPLSLGIETLGGVFTKLIEKNTTIPTRKSQVFSTAQDNQTAVTVRVFQGEREMAADNKILGQFDLIGIPPAPRGMPQVEVTFDIDANGIVNVHAKDLGTNKEQSIRITASSGLSEEEIKKMVREAESHAAEDHNRRLQAEARNKLDNLIYTTEKTLKDYGAQLDEASRKGVEDALAEAKTKLESKDPSEMNAAAEKLTAASHKLAEAMYSKTRPAGADGASADGGAQQQEGPQPGEQSQGPKDDVVDADFKEVK
- a CDS encoding DJ-1/PfpI family protein, coding for MDIAILIFDGITALDAVGPYDVLSNLPDTNVSFVGETKGIKRTSQGSLGLNADFSIGDIARTDILLVPGGFGEEQVRAKPAMLEWVRSIHANTRWTTSVCTGALILGAAGILKGLNATTHWSAREQLRSFGATPVKERVVEQGKIITGAGVSAGIDLALCLARRLAGDEAAQAIQVGIEYDPQPPFDGVFEHAPQGVLTYLMKRYEHRLNPAAARR
- a CDS encoding VOC family protein; this translates as MNRFEEAKKFYSWLMLQIGYSRSFEYPQGGKRGIGFYNDAGSFWVQEAEAPFHRDSFHRHRVGLCEIAFLAESRAQIDSLASEIASHGGTVTDPPREYDYAPGYYSVFFTDPDGLKLELVHLPS
- the dnaJ gene encoding molecular chaperone DnaJ — encoded protein: MPPAQKRDYYDVLSVARGASEDEIKKAYRRLAIQFHPDRNPGNKEAEERFKECNEAYQVLSDAERRAQYDRFGHAAFQGAQGGPGGFGGFDFSQGFEEVFSDIFGDFFGTGRGRSRSRARRGDDLRYDLEIEFEDAARGIEKTIKFQRLTTCDACNGTRAKGGSGGAKQCPNCRGTGQVRTQQGFFSISTTCPQCRGEGQTISDPCPKCQGQGRVRKAESLAVKIPPGVDNGSRLKLRNEGEAGFGGGPPGDLYVVIHVKEHALFVRQDNDVVIEVPISFPQAALGTEMEVPTLDGKVNVKVPAGTQSGKVLRLKSKGIVDLHGYGRGDQLVRVIVETPRSLTARQRELLEEFAKLDGKAVNHPLSKGFVDKLKEMFG